From Thermodesulfovibrionales bacterium, the proteins below share one genomic window:
- a CDS encoding universal stress protein, protein MKILVPVDGSRYSREALKVAIEFAKTRGAEICLLNVVPDFTDIDLEISAGERDRVAQRLESRGESIVQEARRMLEAEKISADCRSNMVATSITDAIIDVAEKEKMDLIIIGSRGLSKSSRFKLGSVASKVVTYAPCSVYVVKLTSE, encoded by the coding sequence ATGAAAATACTGGTGCCTGTTGACGGATCAAGATATTCGAGAGAAGCTCTGAAGGTGGCTATAGAGTTCGCAAAAACACGGGGTGCCGAAATATGCCTGCTGAATGTCGTCCCGGATTTTACGGACATAGATCTCGAAATTTCAGCCGGTGAAAGGGACAGGGTGGCGCAGCGGCTCGAAAGTCGAGGAGAATCAATCGTACAGGAGGCGAGAAGAATGCTCGAGGCCGAGAAGATCTCCGCCGATTGCAGATCCAATATGGTCGCCACTTCCATTACCGACGCCATCATTGACGTTGCAGAAAAAGAAAAGATGGACCTGATCATTATCGGCAGCAGGGGTCTCAGCAAATCTTCCCGCTTTAAACTCGGAAGTGTTGCTTCTAAGGTGGTTACCTATGCCCCCTGCTCGGTCTATGTTGTGAAGTTGACGTCCGAATAA